A single region of the Onychomys torridus chromosome 11, mOncTor1.1, whole genome shotgun sequence genome encodes:
- the Opn3 gene encoding opsin-3 isoform X2 has product MRWGRGLIAEGRGLGCARAGRARRGTRAQWPERPAEREPHPVRRAAGRPAHRALARTARRRRAMYSGNRSGGQGYWEDGAGAEGAAPAGTRSPAPLFSPTAYERLALLLGGLALLGVGGNLLVLLLYSKFPRLRTPTHLFLVNLSLGDLLVSLFGVTFTFASCLRNGWVWDAVGCAWDGFSGSLFEESSSHKCLCDAW; this is encoded by the coding sequence ATGCGGTGGGGGCGGGGCCTTATCGCTGAAGGGCGGGGCCTCGGGTGCGCGCGGGCTGGGCGGGCCCGGCGCGGCACCAGGGCACAATGGCCTGAGCGGCCGGCTGAGCGCGAGCCCCACCCGGTTCGCCGCGCCGCGGGCCGCCCCGCTCACCGAGCCCTCGCCCGCACGGCCCGCCGGCGTCGGGCCATGTACTCGGGGAACCGCAGCGGCGGCCAGGGCTACTGGGAGGACGGGGCGGGCGCCGAGGGCGCAGCGCCGGCGGGCACGCGGAGCCCCGCGCCGCTGTTCAGCCCTACGGCGTACGAGCGCCTGGCGCTGCTGCTCGGCGGCCTGGCGCTGCTGGGCGTCGGCGGCAacctgctggtgctgctgctctACTCCAAGTTCCCGCGGCTGCGCACGCCCACCCACCTCTTCCTGGTCAACCTCAGCCTGGGCGACCTGCTGGTGTCCCTGTTCGGAGTCACCTTCACCTTCGCGTCGTGCCTGCGGAACGGCTGGGTGTGGGACGCTGTGGGCTGCGCGTGGGACGGGTTTAGCGGCAGCCTCTTCG